From Staphylococcus delphini, one genomic window encodes:
- a CDS encoding MFS transporter, producing the protein MNKSIILISFETISIFFSSIFTFACGFYVLKISHSGSTFGTYLAILAVITTVSSPFLGNLIDRNSNKLILITGQLLSISILFIFFLIYNDEVYTIFLVMVVLVFVDSIVKTTISSNLKFITGDYLEKVVSIRQTIQSSSVLITPLLGGFIVALIDLKYLALINMFTEFVAFLLLLLLNFRSGNITSRNQKFIHSFLDGIKHLISINNLKIIFIINLFINFLCNSLVVGLPIIIINHLNMNAKYLGLAEGTLGGAIVASSIIISILNIQNRLKFLYLFSMLLQAVSLFIVSLTYFDTITKFYIFIIVLISNLLLGFSVALNNIPFQVMLQKIVDENYKSRVFSIIQSMSSSITPVSYVLFGFLIPLNYFLIYFFCSIGMLILLVIFKIKFKDVYEQV; encoded by the coding sequence TGTACTTAAAATAAGTCATTCAGGGTCTACTTTTGGTACTTATTTGGCTATTCTTGCTGTAATAACAACAGTTTCATCACCTTTTTTAGGTAATTTAATTGACAGAAATTCAAATAAATTAATTTTGATAACAGGGCAACTTTTAAGTATCAGTATTTTGTTTATTTTCTTTTTAATTTACAATGATGAAGTTTACACAATATTTCTTGTAATGGTCGTCTTAGTCTTCGTGGACTCGATAGTAAAAACAACTATTTCTTCTAATTTAAAGTTTATAACCGGAGATTATTTAGAAAAAGTGGTGTCAATTAGACAAACAATACAATCCTCGTCAGTTCTGATTACACCTTTATTAGGAGGTTTCATAGTCGCTCTAATTGACTTGAAATATTTGGCATTAATCAATATGTTTACAGAGTTTGTTGCCTTCCTTTTATTATTACTTTTAAATTTTAGATCAGGAAATATAACAAGTAGAAATCAGAAGTTCATACATAGTTTTTTGGATGGGATAAAGCATTTGATTTCTATAAATAACCTGAAGATTATTTTTATCATTAACTTATTTATTAATTTCTTGTGTAATTCTCTTGTTGTAGGATTGCCGATTATAATAATTAATCATTTAAATATGAATGCTAAATACTTGGGATTAGCGGAAGGTACTTTAGGGGGTGCAATAGTAGCTTCTTCAATAATAATTTCAATTTTAAACATCCAAAATCGATTGAAATTTTTATATTTATTTTCAATGCTACTACAAGCCGTGTCTTTATTTATCGTATCCCTGACTTATTTTGATACTATAACTAAATTTTACATATTTATTATTGTATTAATATCAAATCTATTGTTAGGCTTCTCAGTTGCATTAAACAATATACCCTTCCAAGTTATGCTACAAAAGATTGTTGATGAAAATTATAAATCTAGAGTTTTCTCAATAATTCAAAGTATGAGTTCATCAATCACTCCAGTATCTTATGTATTATTTGGTTTCTTAATTCCATTGAATTATTTCTTAATTTACTTCTTTTGTTCGATAGGTATGCTTATTTTATTAGTTATATTCAAGATAAAGTTTAAAGACGTATATGAGCAAGTCTAA
- a CDS encoding alpha/beta hydrolase: MNYTKYISSQDGTQLYTKINTADELFPFGDETINVIIVHGLAEHLDRYDELTDYLVNYDYNVIRFDQRGHGRSEGPRAYYDNKDQIIEDLTAVVDYVKAHFEGKIFLIGHSMGGFAVSMFATRFPGRVDGIITSGAVTRDNNQLFEEAYGERKIPADTYFPNDMSDGLCSDPQVVENYQRDDLVLKEVSMGLTYAIIDGVIELKNKPDDFVDDVLIMHGTADGLVNPQDALQFYSEIASEHKSLRLYDGLEHELFNESHYKNVIFEDVASWITEVTARQNRD, encoded by the coding sequence ATGAATTATACTAAATACATTTCTTCTCAAGACGGCACGCAGCTTTATACGAAAATCAATACCGCCGATGAATTATTCCCTTTTGGTGATGAAACAATCAATGTCATTATTGTGCATGGTTTAGCTGAACATCTTGATCGTTACGATGAATTAACTGATTATTTGGTTAACTATGATTACAATGTCATTCGCTTCGATCAACGTGGTCATGGGCGTTCTGAAGGACCGAGAGCTTATTATGACAATAAAGACCAAATTATTGAAGATTTAACTGCTGTAGTAGACTATGTGAAAGCCCATTTTGAAGGTAAAATATTCTTAATCGGTCATAGTATGGGCGGTTTTGCTGTCTCTATGTTTGCGACACGTTTCCCTGGTCGTGTCGACGGCATCATTACATCAGGTGCAGTGACACGTGATAACAACCAATTGTTTGAAGAAGCGTATGGAGAACGTAAAATTCCAGCCGATACGTACTTTCCAAATGACATGAGCGACGGCCTATGTTCAGATCCACAAGTCGTTGAAAATTATCAGCGTGACGACCTCGTATTAAAAGAAGTATCAATGGGCTTAACCTACGCGATTATTGATGGCGTCATTGAATTAAAAAATAAACCTGATGACTTTGTAGATGATGTACTCATTATGCACGGTACAGCAGATGGCCTCGTCAATCCCCAAGATGCCTTACAATTTTATAGTGAAATCGCATCAGAACATAAATCATTACGCCTGTACGACGGTTTAGAACATGAACTTTTCAATGAATCTCATTACAAGAACGTCATTTTTGAAGATGTCGCAAGCTGGATTACAGAAGTCACCGCACGACAAAACAGGGATTGA
- the cls gene encoding cardiolipin synthase, giving the protein MQLIFDPAVNTIYRIFLGAVFLVNIVLAFVIIFMERDRRDATSTWAWILLLFIMPTFGFLLYLFFGRAVKLKQTRYDESKEVEDARTRVKNQKEDFKNKQFSTDNPVVEKQSDLVEMMLTREASFLSENNHVSIFTDGHELFNRMKQDLKEAQKYIHMEFYILNMDGLGTEILQILKDKAREGLEVKLLYDAVGSKQLRKSKLKGLVDAGVEVEAFFHAKIIPFINFRVNNRNHRKNVVIDGDIGYVGGFNVGDEYLGLDQKMGYWRDTHLRIQGDGVDALQLSFIHDWNSQVDEDQQLKYISRYFPKNARKDGNVALQLGLSGPDREWPQLEFAYLKMIMNAKSTIYMHSPYFVPDIGYVNALRIAAKAGVDIHLIVPNKPDQPFVHWATLTTVAQLMKDGVNVYTYENGFIHSKMMVIDGEVASVGSANMDERSFKLNFEVNAIMYNEEIAQTLIEAFKEDLKVSQKLTPERYAARSNWVKFKQSIAKLLSPIL; this is encoded by the coding sequence ATGCAGCTTATATTTGATCCTGCCGTGAATACGATTTATCGCATCTTTTTAGGCGCCGTTTTTCTTGTGAATATTGTCCTCGCGTTCGTGATTATTTTTATGGAAAGAGATCGTCGGGATGCCACTTCGACATGGGCATGGATACTGCTACTTTTTATTATGCCGACATTTGGCTTCTTGTTGTATCTCTTCTTTGGTCGGGCGGTCAAATTGAAACAAACACGCTATGATGAAAGTAAAGAGGTGGAAGATGCAAGGACACGTGTTAAAAATCAAAAAGAAGACTTTAAAAATAAACAGTTTAGTACAGATAATCCTGTAGTAGAGAAGCAGTCTGATTTGGTTGAAATGATGTTAACGCGAGAAGCGAGCTTTTTAAGTGAAAACAATCATGTCTCCATTTTTACAGATGGCCATGAATTATTTAATCGAATGAAACAAGACTTGAAAGAAGCGCAAAAATACATTCATATGGAGTTTTATATTTTAAATATGGATGGATTAGGCACTGAGATACTACAAATTTTGAAAGACAAAGCTCGGGAAGGCCTCGAAGTGAAGTTGTTGTATGATGCAGTCGGTTCTAAACAATTGAGAAAGTCAAAATTAAAAGGTTTGGTCGATGCAGGTGTGGAAGTGGAAGCCTTTTTCCATGCGAAAATCATTCCATTTATCAATTTCCGTGTGAACAACCGGAACCACCGTAAAAATGTTGTGATTGATGGCGATATTGGGTATGTCGGTGGCTTTAATGTCGGCGATGAATATCTCGGTTTAGATCAAAAAATGGGCTACTGGCGTGATACCCATTTGCGCATTCAAGGTGATGGTGTAGATGCATTACAATTAAGCTTTATTCACGATTGGAACTCGCAAGTCGATGAAGACCAACAGTTGAAATACATTTCACGCTATTTCCCGAAAAATGCGCGGAAAGACGGCAATGTTGCATTACAACTCGGGTTAAGTGGACCGGATCGCGAATGGCCACAACTGGAATTTGCTTATTTGAAAATGATTATGAATGCAAAGTCCACGATTTATATGCATTCACCTTATTTCGTGCCAGACATTGGTTATGTGAACGCCTTACGTATTGCCGCTAAAGCAGGTGTAGACATTCATCTCATCGTTCCTAACAAGCCAGATCAGCCGTTTGTGCACTGGGCGACATTAACGACAGTCGCACAACTGATGAAAGATGGTGTTAACGTGTACACGTATGAAAATGGCTTTATTCACTCTAAAATGATGGTCATTGATGGTGAAGTCGCATCGGTCGGTTCAGCGAATATGGACGAACGGAGCTTTAAATTGAACTTTGAAGTCAATGCGATTATGTATAACGAAGAGATTGCGCAAACATTAATTGAAGCATTTAAAGAAGATTTAAAAGTGTCGCAAAAACTGACACCAGAACGTTATGCCGCCCGCTCAAATTGGGTGAAATTCAAGCAGTCTATCGCAAAATTATTATCGCCTATTTTGTAA
- the thiC gene encoding phosphomethylpyrimidine synthase ThiC produces MKQEQIELKKNFPASQRIFKQGEDVDIQVPFRQIALSETVTEQGTTENEPFVVYDTAGPYHDDTYEVDVTKGIPALRTDWIEARQDVEHYEGRRVQSIDNGYHSETHKNIVEHPFKYQPRRAQEGKRVTQMYYAKQGIITKEMKFVAARENVSPEFVRGEIARGRAIIPNNINHPESEPMIIGKNFQVKINANIGNSAVSSSIEAEIEKLVWAIHWGADTMMDLSTGKNIHATREYLIRNSPVPVGTVPIYQALEKVNGIAEDLTWEIYRDTLIEQAEQGVDYFTIHAGVLLRYVPLTVDRLTGIVSRGGSIMAQWCLAHHEESFLYTHFDEICQILNRYDIAVSLGDGLRPGSIYDANDESQIAELKTLGELTDIAWEHDVQVMIEGPGHVPMHKIRENQELADFYCKEAPFYTLGPLTTDIAPAYDHITSAIGAAQIASHGTAMLCYVTPKEHLGLPNKDDVRDGVVTYKIAAHAADIAKGLPGATDRDDAISKARFEFRWIDQFNLSLDPERARAFHDETLPAESAKVAHFCSMCGPKFCSMRISHNIRDAHKDKLAGMQEMAEEFKAQGSKIYH; encoded by the coding sequence ATGAAACAAGAACAAATTGAATTGAAGAAAAATTTTCCGGCGAGTCAACGTATTTTTAAACAAGGCGAGGATGTGGATATCCAAGTCCCGTTTCGCCAAATCGCATTGTCTGAAACGGTAACTGAACAAGGGACAACGGAAAATGAACCTTTCGTTGTGTATGATACAGCGGGGCCTTATCATGATGACACGTATGAAGTCGATGTTACGAAAGGCATTCCAGCACTGCGCACAGATTGGATCGAAGCCCGTCAAGACGTCGAGCATTATGAAGGCCGTCGTGTGCAATCAATCGACAACGGTTACCATTCAGAAACACATAAAAATATTGTTGAACATCCATTCAAATATCAACCGAGACGTGCACAAGAGGGCAAACGCGTTACACAAATGTATTATGCGAAACAAGGTATCATCACTAAAGAAATGAAGTTCGTGGCAGCACGTGAAAATGTCAGTCCAGAATTTGTCAGAGGTGAGATTGCGAGAGGGCGCGCGATTATTCCGAACAACATCAATCATCCTGAATCAGAACCCATGATTATCGGTAAAAATTTTCAAGTGAAGATTAATGCCAATATCGGTAACTCTGCTGTATCGTCGTCCATTGAAGCAGAAATTGAAAAGTTAGTCTGGGCGATTCATTGGGGTGCTGATACGATGATGGACTTATCGACAGGTAAAAACATTCATGCGACACGGGAGTATTTAATCCGTAACTCGCCAGTTCCAGTTGGTACGGTGCCGATTTATCAAGCGTTGGAAAAAGTGAACGGTATCGCGGAAGACTTAACCTGGGAAATATATCGAGATACTTTAATTGAACAAGCTGAACAAGGTGTCGATTACTTTACGATTCATGCTGGTGTCTTACTCCGCTATGTGCCATTAACGGTAGATCGTTTAACAGGCATCGTGTCTCGTGGTGGCTCAATTATGGCGCAATGGTGTTTGGCCCATCACGAAGAAAGCTTTTTATACACGCATTTTGATGAAATTTGTCAAATATTGAACCGTTACGATATTGCGGTGTCATTAGGCGATGGTTTACGTCCAGGTTCGATTTATGATGCGAATGACGAAAGCCAAATTGCTGAACTGAAAACGTTAGGCGAGTTGACAGATATTGCTTGGGAACATGATGTCCAAGTGATGATAGAAGGGCCTGGGCATGTACCGATGCATAAAATTAGAGAAAACCAAGAGTTGGCAGACTTTTATTGTAAAGAAGCGCCATTTTACACACTTGGACCATTAACAACGGATATTGCACCAGCATATGACCACATTACATCCGCTATTGGTGCAGCGCAAATCGCAAGTCATGGGACAGCGATGTTATGTTATGTGACGCCTAAAGAGCATCTCGGCTTACCAAATAAAGATGACGTGCGTGATGGCGTCGTGACGTACAAAATCGCCGCACATGCCGCTGATATCGCCAAAGGATTACCAGGTGCGACAGATCGAGATGATGCGATTAGTAAAGCCCGTTTTGAATTCAGATGGATCGATCAGTTTAACTTATCTCTTGATCCTGAACGCGCACGTGCTTTTCATGATGAGACATTGCCAGCAGAATCAGCTAAAGTGGCACATTTCTGTAGTATGTGTGGACCGAAATTCTGTTCAATGCGAATTTCTCACAATATCCGTGATGCGCATAAAGACAAATTAGCAGGGATGCAAGAAATGGCCGAAGAATTTAAAGCACAAGGCAGTAAAATTTACCATTAA
- a CDS encoding HoxN/HupN/NixA family nickel/cobalt transporter: protein MNHTKSIKHAYPYLGIVILLHIVGIVLMWIGGAQYPLLMSMGVIAYTLGLRHAFDADHIAAIDNTVRKLLQQKQNPMGVGFYFSLGHSSVVFLMAAALGIAVTWAQRHMESFQTTGGLIGTIVSGVFLLLIGILNLVILIQLIQLFRQLRQRNITDAQMDELIESRGLIMRFVRPLFQFIQKSWHIFPLGFLFGLGFDTASEVSLLALSAGAAQHTVPFLGIIALPILFAAGMSLLDTLDGVLMTNAYHWAFDKPARKIFYNITMTAISVVAALLIGGVEIMQLLGEKWHWKNGFLGWVTQLDFGWLGYALVVVLILSWIIAIVVWKVGRFEERWG from the coding sequence ATGAATCATACAAAAAGTATCAAACATGCCTATCCTTATCTCGGCATTGTCATTTTATTACATATTGTCGGTATCGTTTTAATGTGGATTGGAGGCGCGCAATATCCGTTATTAATGAGTATGGGGGTGATTGCGTACACACTCGGATTGCGTCATGCGTTTGATGCGGACCACATTGCGGCGATTGATAATACCGTGCGAAAATTACTCCAACAAAAACAAAATCCAATGGGTGTAGGTTTTTACTTTTCATTAGGGCATTCGTCTGTTGTATTCTTAATGGCGGCTGCACTAGGTATTGCGGTGACTTGGGCACAACGTCATATGGAAAGCTTTCAAACGACAGGCGGATTAATTGGGACGATTGTTTCAGGTGTCTTTTTATTGCTCATTGGTATTTTAAATTTAGTCATTTTAATACAACTGATTCAATTATTCCGTCAATTACGTCAAAGAAATATTACAGACGCACAAATGGATGAACTTATCGAATCACGCGGTTTAATCATGCGTTTTGTTCGACCACTCTTCCAGTTTATTCAAAAAAGTTGGCACATCTTCCCATTAGGTTTCTTATTTGGGCTTGGTTTTGATACGGCGAGTGAAGTATCGTTACTCGCATTATCAGCAGGTGCTGCTCAACATACCGTGCCGTTTTTAGGGATTATCGCGTTACCTATATTGTTTGCGGCGGGGATGAGCTTGTTAGACACATTGGATGGGGTATTGATGACCAACGCGTATCATTGGGCATTTGACAAACCTGCACGTAAAATCTTCTATAACATTACGATGACGGCCATTTCTGTCGTTGCCGCACTACTGATTGGTGGCGTAGAAATCATGCAATTACTTGGTGAAAAATGGCATTGGAAAAATGGTTTTCTCGGCTGGGTGACCCAATTAGATTTCGGTTGGCTCGGCTATGCATTAGTCGTCGTGCTTATTCTTTCATGGATCATTGCGATAGTCGTGTGGAAAGTCGGCCGCTTTGAAGAAAGATGGGGTTAA
- a CDS encoding CynX/NimT family MFS transporter, with amino-acid sequence MEQQSNRINWLLFIGIMLIAANLRAPITSVGVVLPAIKDTLNLSNTAVSFISIIPLLAFAIISSLVAKVSHRFGMARSLFIALLLILFGVILRSITEVSLLYIGTILIGVGIAFGNVLAPGMIKSKFPYRIGIMTGYYTVVMNIFGALSSYGAAPLLKNYNYNVALGSIGIVSFIAVLVWTFQLRHHAAQKQVDLSDAVNVWKSPLAWQITLLMGGQSLIFYSLINWLPEFLLSYDIPVSRAGLYLSILQIAIIPFTFVTPIYAARLKNQVLPIAFTGVLFTVAILILMFAPRMALLSLILIGIALGIAFGLVNTLFSLRTESGLTAAKLAGMSQAVGYLFACIGPLFFGILHDWTGQWIVSLSVLLVTGLAIMTIGSRSGRNTTIEKTLEP; translated from the coding sequence TTGGAACAACAATCTAACCGTATTAACTGGTTGCTTTTTATCGGTATTATGCTCATTGCCGCTAATTTAAGAGCACCAATTACTTCAGTAGGCGTGGTATTACCCGCGATTAAAGATACATTAAACTTATCCAACACAGCCGTCAGCTTTATTTCCATTATTCCTTTATTAGCTTTTGCGATTATTTCATCACTTGTCGCTAAAGTAAGTCACCGTTTCGGAATGGCGCGTTCACTCTTTATCGCTTTACTTTTGATTCTATTCGGTGTCATTTTAAGAAGCATTACAGAAGTCAGTTTATTATATATTGGGACGATATTGATTGGGGTCGGCATTGCATTTGGGAATGTTCTTGCGCCTGGTATGATTAAATCCAAATTCCCGTATCGTATCGGCATTATGACAGGTTATTATACTGTTGTGATGAACATCTTTGGTGCACTCTCATCATATGGTGCCGCACCGTTACTTAAAAATTACAATTATAATGTTGCATTAGGCAGTATTGGCATCGTCTCGTTCATTGCTGTGCTTGTATGGACGTTCCAGTTACGTCATCATGCTGCACAAAAACAGGTCGACCTCTCAGATGCTGTCAATGTATGGAAATCACCACTCGCATGGCAAATTACGCTACTCATGGGTGGTCAGTCACTTATTTTCTATTCACTCATTAACTGGCTACCAGAATTTTTATTATCGTATGATATTCCGGTGTCACGTGCAGGCCTTTATTTATCGATATTACAAATTGCGATTATTCCATTCACTTTTGTTACACCGATTTATGCTGCACGACTTAAAAACCAAGTCTTACCTATCGCATTCACTGGCGTTCTCTTTACTGTCGCTATTTTAATCTTAATGTTTGCGCCGCGTATGGCACTCTTGTCATTAATCTTGATTGGTATTGCGCTGGGGATTGCATTCGGTTTGGTGAATACATTGTTTAGTTTACGTACCGAAAGTGGATTAACTGCAGCGAAATTGGCAGGGATGTCACAAGCAGTGGGTTATTTATTTGCATGTATTGGACCATTGTTCTTCGGTATTTTACACGATTGGACAGGACAATGGATCGTGTCGCTATCCGTATTACTCGTGACAGGTCTAGCGATTATGACAATTGGATCAAGATCAGGACGAAACACCACTATTGAAAAGACTTTAGAACCATAA
- a CDS encoding helix-turn-helix domain-containing protein, with product MENINTVVAENLQYYRQAHRLSLDKIAQLTGISKTMISQIEKGAANPSINTLWKIANGLRIPLTSLISEENEAIQKIDRSDIQPIYNDDRSVVVYPYFPYEAAHAFEMFCMRMDADSILESDAHQEGAKEYIIVNEGTLTLTVGDTHYEIEAGQAISFNANTAHTYRNQTGEQLRITATIQY from the coding sequence ATGGAAAATATTAACACAGTCGTTGCAGAAAACTTACAATATTACCGTCAAGCACATCGTCTCAGTTTAGATAAAATCGCACAGTTGACTGGTATTAGTAAAACAATGATTAGTCAAATTGAAAAAGGGGCAGCGAATCCAAGTATCAATACATTATGGAAAATCGCAAATGGGTTACGTATTCCATTGACTTCATTAATTAGTGAAGAAAATGAAGCGATTCAAAAAATAGACCGTTCAGACATTCAGCCGATTTATAATGATGATCGCTCGGTCGTCGTTTATCCGTATTTTCCATATGAGGCGGCACATGCGTTTGAAATGTTTTGTATGCGTATGGATGCGGACAGTATACTCGAATCAGATGCACATCAAGAAGGCGCGAAAGAGTACATTATTGTGAATGAGGGCACTTTAACACTTACTGTTGGAGACACACACTATGAAATTGAAGCGGGCCAAGCCATCAGTTTTAACGCCAATACAGCGCATACGTATCGCAATCAAACAGGGGAACAGCTTAGAATTACGGCGACCATTCAATATTAA
- the lepB gene encoding signal peptidase I codes for MRKETKDILIVIGIALVIVGFVKWLIFTPYTVNGASMHPTFETGDRVIVNQLSKKLNTLSHGDVIVFHEDAERDFIKRIIGLPGDRVVYQNDQLYINGQKIKEPYLKANQKEKAAEFLTENFDVSDIEGSDGSTTIPQGHYLVLGDNRMNSIDSRSYTVGLVPHKRIVGKALVRYWPLERAKFQFNPGTFEKVEA; via the coding sequence ATGAGAAAGGAAACAAAAGATATACTCATAGTAATTGGCATCGCCCTAGTAATTGTCGGTTTCGTTAAATGGTTGATTTTCACACCCTACACGGTCAATGGCGCCTCTATGCATCCTACATTCGAAACAGGTGACCGTGTCATTGTGAATCAACTGTCAAAAAAGCTCAACACGCTAAGTCACGGGGATGTCATTGTGTTTCATGAAGATGCGGAACGGGATTTTATTAAGCGGATTATAGGTTTGCCGGGCGATCGTGTCGTATATCAAAATGATCAATTGTATATTAACGGTCAAAAGATAAAGGAACCTTATTTAAAAGCGAACCAAAAAGAAAAAGCAGCTGAATTTTTGACCGAAAACTTTGATGTATCGGATATTGAGGGCTCAGATGGAAGTACAACGATACCTCAAGGTCATTATCTCGTCCTTGGTGACAATCGCATGAACAGTATCGATAGTCGCTCGTATACAGTAGGACTCGTGCCACACAAGCGTATTGTAGGCAAAGCATTGGTGAGATATTGGCCGTTAGAACGTGCGAAATTTCAGTTTAATCCGGGCACATTTGAAAAAGTTGAAGCATAA
- a CDS encoding CPBP family intramembrane glutamic endopeptidase: MTQREQIAVGTGVIYIVLMGIGMAMVSALGFSYSDPEMVRVIVFFEIIFAVLTFSVYKKLKLTALSAPFQFSKWLIPFIIIFIVMLGLFLYTGNWTGHLPMIGLIALTTLCVGFSEELMFRGIVLPVLLERHGVLFSIVMSAVFFALLHAVNVFAGVPLSAVPIQLLATFLFGLVFSCLAIRIRNIIPLMIYHFVWDFVLIAQPLTGAQVDTVSLIGIAVELVVVIPIMVYTVKRYKAGNAS; this comes from the coding sequence ATGACTCAAAGAGAACAAATTGCCGTGGGGACGGGTGTCATATACATCGTGCTCATGGGTATAGGGATGGCGATGGTGTCCGCATTAGGTTTCAGCTATAGTGACCCAGAAATGGTGCGCGTCATCGTCTTTTTTGAAATCATTTTTGCAGTATTGACTTTTAGCGTTTATAAAAAATTGAAATTAACCGCATTATCTGCACCCTTTCAATTTTCCAAGTGGCTCATTCCTTTTATAATCATTTTTATCGTGATGTTAGGGTTGTTTTTATATACAGGAAACTGGACAGGACACCTTCCAATGATAGGATTAATTGCGTTGACGACGTTATGTGTTGGTTTTTCGGAAGAATTGATGTTTAGAGGTATCGTCTTGCCTGTCTTATTAGAACGCCACGGTGTGTTATTCAGCATCGTGATGAGTGCCGTATTTTTTGCGCTACTGCATGCAGTGAATGTATTTGCAGGTGTACCATTATCCGCGGTTCCCATTCAGTTATTAGCGACCTTTTTATTTGGTCTCGTGTTCAGTTGTCTTGCGATACGAATTCGCAACATTATTCCGTTAATGATTTATCATTTTGTATGGGATTTTGTATTGATTGCGCAACCTTTGACAGGTGCTCAAGTCGATACCGTGTCATTGATAGGGATTGCAGTTGAACTCGTTGTTGTCATTCCAATTATGGTTTACACAGTGAAACGTTATAAAGCAGGCAATGCATCATAG
- a CDS encoding alkaline phosphatase, translating to MKFKRQFAQLSIVSALIASSLGAGQVASASGSGEGPGQQAAMYGDTSHPKNVIFLVGDGMGPAYNTAYRYFADNPDTKEVENTAFDDYLVGTQQTYSDDDKENITDSAAAGTAFSSGHKTYNGAIGVDKEQNDLESVLERAKKLGKSTGLVSTAEITDATPAVYTANIDDRDKKDEIAHQFYDQRINNQHKVDVILGGGAKYFGKENGNITDQFKKDGYGVVTNRQQLENAKEDQLLGLFADKNMPLAIDAEEDQPELLDMQNAALERLSKNDKGFFLMVEGASIDKQGHANDVTGVMSEMEGFEKAFANAIDYAKANPDTLVVATADHSTGGLSMGQGSAYEWNPEPIQQMKHSGKWMTEQIADGKSVEETIQAGYGFDLSEKEMKAIQQEADALKKLDEESDDYEAQQQKLEDAIQAPINKKSNTGWTTNGHTGEDVNTYAFGPGADQFQGNIDNTDNAKNIFNFFGDVKQ from the coding sequence ATGAAATTTAAAAGGCAGTTTGCACAATTATCCATCGTGAGTGCACTGATCGCATCATCGTTAGGAGCGGGACAGGTGGCATCCGCTTCAGGCTCAGGTGAAGGTCCAGGCCAACAAGCGGCGATGTACGGGGACACGAGCCATCCTAAAAATGTGATTTTCCTAGTAGGAGACGGCATGGGCCCAGCTTACAACACGGCGTACCGTTACTTTGCGGATAATCCAGACACAAAAGAAGTGGAAAACACAGCTTTTGATGATTATTTAGTAGGGACACAACAAACGTATTCCGATGATGATAAAGAAAACATTACCGATTCTGCAGCGGCAGGAACGGCATTTAGTTCTGGCCATAAAACGTATAATGGGGCAATCGGTGTGGATAAAGAGCAAAATGACTTAGAATCTGTACTCGAACGCGCGAAAAAGTTAGGCAAATCAACCGGCTTAGTCTCAACTGCTGAAATTACAGATGCGACACCTGCCGTTTATACCGCTAACATAGATGACCGTGATAAAAAAGATGAGATTGCCCATCAATTTTATGATCAACGTATTAACAATCAACATAAAGTCGACGTCATTTTAGGTGGCGGTGCGAAATATTTTGGTAAGGAAAACGGAAATATCACGGACCAGTTTAAAAAAGATGGTTATGGCGTCGTCACAAATCGTCAACAACTAGAGAACGCCAAGGAAGACCAGTTGCTTGGTTTGTTTGCGGATAAAAACATGCCACTCGCCATTGATGCAGAAGAGGACCAACCTGAATTGTTAGACATGCAAAATGCTGCACTTGAGCGCCTTTCTAAAAATGATAAAGGTTTCTTCTTAATGGTAGAAGGGGCGTCTATCGATAAACAAGGTCATGCGAATGACGTGACAGGGGTCATGTCCGAAATGGAAGGATTCGAAAAAGCATTTGCGAACGCGATTGATTACGCCAAAGCAAATCCAGATACACTTGTTGTAGCAACTGCTGACCATTCAACAGGTGGCTTGAGTATGGGGCAAGGCAGTGCATACGAATGGAACCCAGAGCCGATTCAACAAATGAAGCATTCAGGCAAATGGATGACAGAACAAATTGCTGACGGTAAAAGTGTAGAAGAAACGATTCAAGCAGGATATGGATTTGACTTGAGTGAGAAAGAGATGAAAGCCATTCAACAAGAAGCGGATGCATTGAAGAAGTTAGATGAAGAAAGTGACGACTATGAAGCACAACAACAAAAACTGGAGGACGCCATTCAAGCACCGATTAACAAAAAATCCAATACAGGTTGGACAACAAATGGTCACACTGGAGAAGACGTGAACACCTACGCATTTGGACCAGGTGCTGACCAATTCCAAGGTAATATCGATAACACAGACAACGCGAAAAACATCTTCAACTTTTTTGGGGATGTTAAGCAATAG